The following are encoded in a window of Drosophila simulans strain w501 chromosome 3L, Prin_Dsim_3.1, whole genome shotgun sequence genomic DNA:
- the LOC27206243 gene encoding uncharacterized protein LOC27206243: protein MSTIEEERKAYEKNPYFTGHIYGNFSPFYVTIAICTVVLGTIIILNIILGCCSKHRKYWQDRHTGNRWLVSIWSATPHNQPPLDFTELKDASYFQRFHPTTHQQVFPDDVVIGVDDLEPVHSAHHHHHQQQHQRPPRPEGRTLHQQRQREEYVELQKRESDI, encoded by the exons ATGTCCACAATCGAAGAGGAACGCAAGGCGTACGAAAAGAATCCCTACTTCACCGGCCACATCTACGGCAACTTCTCGCCGTTTTATGTGACCATTGCCATCTGCACGGTTGTCCTGGGCACGATCATAATACTGAACATTATCCTGGGCTGCTGCTCCAAGCATCGCAAGTACTGGCAGGACAGGCACACGGGCAATCGCTGGCTGGTCTCCATTTGGTCTGCCACGCCCCACAATCAGCCGCCATTGGACTTTACTGAGCTGAAGGACGCCTCATACTTTCAGCGCTTCCAT CCCACAACCCATCAGCAAGTGTTCCCCGACGACGTTGTCATCGGCGTTGACGACTTGGAGCCCGTGCACTCGGcgcaccatcatcatcaccagcagcaacaccagcgtCCACCACGCCCAGAGGGTCGCACTCTGCACCAGCAGCGCCAGCGCGAGGAATACGTCGAGTTGCAGAAGCGCGAGAGCGACATCTAA
- the LOC6737112 gene encoding structure-specific endonuclease subunit SLX4 isoform X1 — MDRKTRRANFKNLQPRSTRSTKAAADTLSLSNFFATPESAEEVPSCLADIPVQPDPPAPKIKPIRASNVFEKPGPKPKKAPKLKTSTGPSSSGARRGRGKSKQQPSISNFLRNEQIFAEVTAQHCMADNFSPDDIEMALALSKSECEKHGRLRLHDDDDAVVDLMDDEDKSTERIRHKLQKYGFRTAAKEDYKSLAVLPVVASKGGRRGKWANKFTALTLRNPEVQQKKLKEKVSALLGQKVRGKEPKEEDCYLLPYTVITATLKELRAEGESRILREPSEGPIDDLGSYYVTDLFEVSRTPAHHLLKNWAAIQGRDFSPERETQKCRQLRQQHELVYAELERHFGDPQKLEEEVMQELDDLEKLVAENMIEDDSVVINIVEAETSSTGSSPSMEPPDKRPKMTMEDKENLQPTTSKASLTVPAQSTRCTSPDLFADSEDEPDIVTSAISNEPEDVRNLSMKVYKNVSISERSSSVAEIEIVFSNDESSQITTFEVFSSDEVKTVSNATQEKISFDDKPIDDFIDLTQEFEMVEFNESRPRTPNLIASSEADSNVDNLNGDTILDFSSQEVSCPISKELYAKYAKVETFPVWNAAAEEEDKIEFSLSMERDLKSSEQSSHQLCILTTPNESERSSSFGELNFSRNSLRRSVSLSTDLSFKSPLNWKTNSSAEKMVSPAASPYKQSDASVDLTQNSDDENDAIMLSDEEINYSIWKGNKTVKDLDIGDDSSDSCFASPVSKKRAIPQFQTEEDLDAFLMAFSTDGNGSQGSHSPNKSALSKERAEFGILDAAPSQPFSLSELQSPVGKEKSSDDEINWAEASFLDAPAKPLARRSSHKFNELLSKISKPAQNSDDDFDEFDQMVFQSKKEDASSASETSDMPRGLDLLLKGEIKTTDISEARTPGNQTPIEPQQVDVDGNVYSVRVCHTPKPDFANLPESEILQQLYKYGIKPLKRKQAVKMLEFIYNQTHPIMKTTAVQDLPARSEPIVRSKSTPVIMERPHSQVSKLTTKTLTATGPKKDFTFNDATGEELLRFSQSLPPSLCDDFETFVMQTNVTKKTPQPLVPLHIAWHNLICANPQLHESVLTYEPIDLQAVYLQLKHMGHRYDPKDLKTFFDRRCIIFRYELGAPGKQAERHVRRHTKKPSKRK, encoded by the exons ATGGATCGCAAGACGCGGCGGGCCAACTTCAAAAACCTGCAGCCTCg TTCGACGCGAAGCACCAAAGCAGCCGCAGATACATTATCGTTGTCCAACTTCTTCGCCACACCCGAAAGTGCTGAAGAAGTTCCGTCATGTCTAGCCGACATTCCTGTTCAGCCCGATCCTCCTGCCCCCAAAATCAAACCAATACGTGCTAGCAATGTGTTCGAAAAACCTGGGCCCAAGCCCAAAAAGGCACCCAAGCTCAAGACCAGCACGGGCCCATCGTCGAGTGGCGCGCGTCGCGGACGCGGAAAGAGCAAACAGCAGCCCAGCATCAGCAACTTCCTGCGCAACGAGCAGATCTTCGCAGAGGTGACCGCCCAGCATTGTATGGCGGACAACTTCAGTCCGGATGACATTGAAATGGCGCTGGCGCTGTCCAAGTCGGAGTGTGAGAAGCATGGACGCCTGCGCTTGcacgacgatgacgatgcaGTGGTTGACCTAATGGATGACGAAGATAAGTCCACGGAGAGAATACGTCATAAACTGCAGAAGTATGGTTTCCGCACAGCCGCCAAGGAAG ATTATAAATCTCTGGCGGTCCTGCCCGTAGTGGCCAGCAAAGGAGGTAGACGTGGCAAGTGGGCCAATAAGTTTACTGCCCTAACTTTAAGAAATCCGGAGGTGCAACAGAAGAAGCTCAAGGAGAAAGTATCTGCATTGCTGGGCCAAAAAGTGCGCGGCAAGGAGCCAAAGGAAGAAGACTGTTATCTGCTACCATACACTGTGATCACCGCAACGTTGAAGGAACTCAGAGCTGAGGGTGAATCTCGCATCCTTCGAGAACCAAGCGAAGGGCCCATAGATGACTTAGGATCATACTACGTAACCGACTTGTTTGAAGTTAGTCGCACGCCGGCACACCATCTTTTAAAGAATTGGGCTGCGATACAGGGAAGGGATTTTTCGCCAGAGCGTGAGACCCAAAAATGCCGCCAATTGAGGCAACAACATGAACTTGTCTACGCTGAGTTGGAACGGCACTTCGGGGATCCACAGAAGTTGGAAGAGGAGGTGATGCAGGAACTGGATGATTTGGAAAAACTGGTGGCAGAAAACATGATCGAAGATGATTCTGTAGTGATAAATATTGTGGAGGCAGAAACCTCGTCGACTGGTAGCAGTCCATCTATGGAGCCGCCGGATAAGCGTCCAAAAATGACAATGGAAGACAAGGAAAACCTGCAGCCCACAACCTCAAAGGCCAGCCTAACCGTTCCCGCCCAGTCAACCCGCTGCACCTCTCCGGATCTCTTTGCGGACTCCGAAGATGAGCCGGATATAGTAACGAGTGCTATCTCCAACGAACCCGAAGACGTTAGGAATCTTTCAATGAAGGTTTACAAGAATGTCAGCATAAGCGAACGATCATCTTCGGTCGCGGAAATAGAAATTGTATTCAGCAATGATGAGTCTTCTCAGATAACCACGTTTGAAGTGTTTTCCAGCGACGAAG TAAAGACTGTTTCCAACGCTACGCAGGAGAAGATTTCTTTTGATG ACAAACCAATCGATGACTTCATAGACCTAACACAAGAGTTCGAAATGGTGGAATTTAATGAATCAAGGCCTAGAACCCCAAACTTAATTGCATCATCGGAAGCAGATTCCAATGTAGACAACCTAAATGGTGATACAATTCTAGATTTTAGTTCCCAAGAGGTAAGTTGTCCCATCTCCAAGGAATTATACGCAAAGTATGCCAAGGTTGAAACATTCCCTGTGTGgaatgcagcagcagaagaggaggataaaattgaattttccttAAGCATGGAAAGAGATTTGAAGAGTTCCGAGCAATCGTCGCACCAGCTCTGCATATTAACCACTCCAAATGAGAGCGAACGCAGTTCAAGCTTTGGTGAATTGAATTTCTCGAGGAACTCGCTTCGAAGGAGCGTTAGTCTATCAACGGATCTCAGTTTCAAAAGTCCGCTAAACTGGAAAACGAACTCATCAGCCGAGAAGATGGTCTCGCCAGCTGCTTCTCCTTACAAACAGTCGGATGCTAGTGTGGATTTAACTCAGAACAGCGATGATGAAAACGACGCAATTATGCTCTCCGACGAGGAAATCAATTACTCCATTTGGAAGGGTAATAAGACCGTAAAGGATTTGGATATCGGGGACGATAGCTCAGACAGTTGCTTTGCATCTCCGGTATCGAAAAAGCGAGCTATCCCACAGTTCCAAACTGAGGAGGATCTGGATGCCTTCTTAATGGCCTTTTCCACGGATGGCAATGGATCACAAGGTTCACATTCACCCAACAAGAGTGCTCTTAGCAAGGAGCGTGCCGAGTTCGGAATACTAGATGCTGCTCCGTCTCAACCCTTCAGTCTATCTGAACTGCAGAGTCCCGTCGGCAAAGAGAAGTCATCGGATGATGAAATCAACTGGGCAGAAGCTTCGTTTTTGGATGCACCAGCAAAGCCATTGGCACGCAGGAGCAGCCACAAATTTAACGAGCTCTTGTCGAAAATAAGCAAACCCGCGCAAAATTCTGATGATGACTTTGACGAATTCGATCAGATGGTTTTCCAAAGCAAAAAGGAAGACGCCTCCAGTGCTAGCGAAACAAGTGACATGCCTCGAGGATTGGATCTTTTGTTGAAGGGAGAGATTAAAACCACAGACATATCGGAGGCAAGAACTCCAGGCAACCAAACTCCGATTGAACCGCAGCAAGTAGATGTTGACGGTAATGTCTACTCCGTGCGTGTTTGCCACACACCTAAGCCAGATTTCGCCAACCTCCCGGAATCGGAGATCCTCCAGCAGCTCTACAAGTACGGCATTAAGCCACTGAAACGCAAGCAGGCGGTGAAAATGCTTGAATTCATCTACAATCAAACGCATCCCATAATGAAGACGACTGCTGTTCAGGATTTACCAGCCAGATCTGAGCCAATTGTGCGTTCCAAGTCAACTCCTGTGATTATGGAGCGGCCACATTCGCAAGTATCAAAGTTAACCACTAAAACTTTGACGGCAACTGGGCCAAAAAAGGATTTCACGTTTAACGATGCCACGGGCGAGGAACTGCTGCGCTTCTCCCAATCCCTTCCCCCGAGTCTTTGCGATGACTTCGAGACCTTTGTCATGCAAACGAACGTTACCAAGAAGACGCCACAGCCGCTGGTGCCACTGCACATCGCCTGGCACAATCTCATCTGCGCCAATCCCCAACTGCACGAGAGTGTGCTCACGTACGAACCCATTGATTTGCAGGCGGTCTACTTACAATTGAAGCACATGGGGCATCGATACGATCCAAAGGATCTAAAGACCTTCTTCGATCGGCGTTGCATTATCTTTCGCTATGAACTGGGTGCTCCCGGCAAGCAAGCGGAGCGTCATGTGCGAAGACACACAAAAAAGCCTTCTAAAAGGAAGTAG
- the LOC120284201 gene encoding uncharacterized protein LOC120284201, which translates to MALYFLYPAVAAVALFIVGVIIVMLRYGPRLCGLRHHALPDDEDLRGKTYEHEISYA; encoded by the coding sequence ATGGCTCTTTACTTCCTTTATCCCGCCGTGGCCGCCGTCGCCCTGTTTATCGTGGGCGTTATCATTGTCATGCTGCGCTACGGACCGCGTTTGTGCGGTTTGCGCCACCATGCGCTTCCCGATGACGAGGACCTGCGGGGAAAGACGTACGAGCATGAGATTAGCTATGCCTAA
- the LOC6737112 gene encoding structure-specific endonuclease subunit SLX4 isoform X2 translates to MDRKTRRANFKNLQPRSTRSTKAAADTLSLSNFFATPESAEEVPSCLADIPVQPDPPAPKIKPIRASNVFEKPGPKPKKAPKLKTSTGPSSSGARRGRGKSKQQPSISNFLRNEQIFAEVTAQHCMADNFSPDDIEMALALSKSECEKHGRLRLHDDDDAVVDLMDDEDKSTERIRHKLQKYGFRTAAKEDYKSLAVLPVVASKGGRRGKWANKFTALTLRNPEVQQKKLKEKVSALLGQKVRGKEPKEEDCYLLPYTVITATLKELRAEGESRILREPSEGPIDDLGSYYVTDLFEVSRTPAHHLLKNWAAIQGRDFSPERETQKCRQLRQQHELVYAELERHFGDPQKLEEEVMQELDDLEKLVAENMIEDDSVVINIVEAETSSTGSSPSMEPPDKRPKMTMEDKENLQPTTSKASLTVPAQSTRCTSPDLFADSEDEPDIVTSAISNEPEDVRNLSMKVYKNVSISERSSSVAEIEIVFSNDESSQITTFEVFSSDEDCFQRYAGEDFF, encoded by the exons ATGGATCGCAAGACGCGGCGGGCCAACTTCAAAAACCTGCAGCCTCg TTCGACGCGAAGCACCAAAGCAGCCGCAGATACATTATCGTTGTCCAACTTCTTCGCCACACCCGAAAGTGCTGAAGAAGTTCCGTCATGTCTAGCCGACATTCCTGTTCAGCCCGATCCTCCTGCCCCCAAAATCAAACCAATACGTGCTAGCAATGTGTTCGAAAAACCTGGGCCCAAGCCCAAAAAGGCACCCAAGCTCAAGACCAGCACGGGCCCATCGTCGAGTGGCGCGCGTCGCGGACGCGGAAAGAGCAAACAGCAGCCCAGCATCAGCAACTTCCTGCGCAACGAGCAGATCTTCGCAGAGGTGACCGCCCAGCATTGTATGGCGGACAACTTCAGTCCGGATGACATTGAAATGGCGCTGGCGCTGTCCAAGTCGGAGTGTGAGAAGCATGGACGCCTGCGCTTGcacgacgatgacgatgcaGTGGTTGACCTAATGGATGACGAAGATAAGTCCACGGAGAGAATACGTCATAAACTGCAGAAGTATGGTTTCCGCACAGCCGCCAAGGAAG ATTATAAATCTCTGGCGGTCCTGCCCGTAGTGGCCAGCAAAGGAGGTAGACGTGGCAAGTGGGCCAATAAGTTTACTGCCCTAACTTTAAGAAATCCGGAGGTGCAACAGAAGAAGCTCAAGGAGAAAGTATCTGCATTGCTGGGCCAAAAAGTGCGCGGCAAGGAGCCAAAGGAAGAAGACTGTTATCTGCTACCATACACTGTGATCACCGCAACGTTGAAGGAACTCAGAGCTGAGGGTGAATCTCGCATCCTTCGAGAACCAAGCGAAGGGCCCATAGATGACTTAGGATCATACTACGTAACCGACTTGTTTGAAGTTAGTCGCACGCCGGCACACCATCTTTTAAAGAATTGGGCTGCGATACAGGGAAGGGATTTTTCGCCAGAGCGTGAGACCCAAAAATGCCGCCAATTGAGGCAACAACATGAACTTGTCTACGCTGAGTTGGAACGGCACTTCGGGGATCCACAGAAGTTGGAAGAGGAGGTGATGCAGGAACTGGATGATTTGGAAAAACTGGTGGCAGAAAACATGATCGAAGATGATTCTGTAGTGATAAATATTGTGGAGGCAGAAACCTCGTCGACTGGTAGCAGTCCATCTATGGAGCCGCCGGATAAGCGTCCAAAAATGACAATGGAAGACAAGGAAAACCTGCAGCCCACAACCTCAAAGGCCAGCCTAACCGTTCCCGCCCAGTCAACCCGCTGCACCTCTCCGGATCTCTTTGCGGACTCCGAAGATGAGCCGGATATAGTAACGAGTGCTATCTCCAACGAACCCGAAGACGTTAGGAATCTTTCAATGAAGGTTTACAAGAATGTCAGCATAAGCGAACGATCATCTTCGGTCGCGGAAATAGAAATTGTATTCAGCAATGATGAGTCTTCTCAGATAACCACGTTTGAAGTGTTTTCCAGCGACGAAG ACTGTTTCCAACGCTACGCAGGAGAAGATTTCTTTTGA